A window of the Henckelia pumila isolate YLH828 chromosome 3, ASM3356847v2, whole genome shotgun sequence genome harbors these coding sequences:
- the LOC140891729 gene encoding peroxidase 73-like produces MDRSKFLIKLLLPFSLSIVLFSSSISAQLRLNFYANTCPDVEKLVRTAVTAKFRQTFVTVPATLRLYFHDCFVSGCDGSVIVASTPGNKAEKDHPDNLSLAGDGFDTVIKAKAAVDKVARCKNKVSCADILALATRDVIVLAGGPTYNVELGRLDGLSSTATSVNGNLPQPTFNLDQLTSMFATRGLTQTDMIALSAAHTLGFSHCSKFSNRIFNFNRTNPIDPTLNRQYATQLQGMCPKNVDPTIAIDMDPTTPRTFDNAYYKNLQNGKGLFTSDQVLFTDSRSRPTVNTWASNTQAFNASFIQAITKLGRFGVKTGKNGNIRIDCGRFN; encoded by the exons ATGGATCGATCCAAATTTCTGATCAAGCTATTGTTACCTTTTTCTCTCAGTATTGTTTTATTCTCGAGCTCCATTTCAGCACAGCTGAGACTAAATTTCTATGCAAACACTTGTCCGGACGTCGAGAAACTTGTCCGAACAGCTGTTACGGCCAAATTCCGGCAAACATTTGTTACAGTTCCCGCAACCCTTCGTCTCTACTTCCACGATTGTTTTGTTTCG GGGTGTGATGGGTCGGTTATTGTAGCATCGACGCCGGGGAATAAAGCTGAAAAGGATCATCCCGACAATTTATCGTTGGCCGGAGACGGATTTGACACGGTGATCAAAGCCAAAGCTGCTGTGGATAAAGTCGCTAGATGCAAAAATAAGGTGTCTTGTGCTGATATTCTTGCATTGGCCACTCGTGACGTCATCGTACTG GCTGGTGGTCCTACATACAATGTGGAGTTGGGGAGATTGGATGGTTTGAGTTCAACTGCAACAAGTGTTAATGGAAATTTGCCTCAGCCAACTTTCAATCTGGACCAGCTTACTTCCATGTTTGCAACCAGAGGCCTAACTCAGACAGACATGATTGCTCTCTCAG CTGCCCACACACTAGGATTTTCCCACTGCAGTAAATTTTCCAACCGGATCTTCAATTTCAACCGGACCAACCCGATCGATCCAACCCTGAACCGGCAATACGCGACCCAGTTGCAAGGAATGTGTCCTAAAAACGTTGACCCTACGATTGCTATTGACATGGATCCGACGACACCAAGAACATTCGACAATGCATACTACAAAAATCTTCAGAATGGAAAGGGCCTGTTCACTTCGGACCAAGTGCTTTTCACTGACTCCAGATCTAGACCCACTGTTAACACATGGGCCTCCAACACTCAGGCCTTTAATGCTTCTTTCATTCAGGCCATTACTAAATTGGGCCGGTTCGGAGTCAAGACCGGGAAGAATGGAAATATTCGAATTGACTGTGGAAGATTTAACTGA
- the LOC140890199 gene encoding uncharacterized protein: MAARNLGISRATIYSDSQLSIQQSNGKFEIKDEKMMKYVKALDKVKEGFTELNLELIPRAENIKADHLARLASALSDRSDPIVLGRELVSQLETLDDIIDQVPEVYWRYDVHKYLTTKELPSYNKKAKDIKRRALRFVMIDQILFKRSFSQPLLKCLGPDEGNYVLREIHEVCRFGIPPNLVSDNGRQFCGSKVRAWCQETKIEQVFTSVAYSQGNGQVEVINRTIVQALKTRLDTAIGKWVEELSTVLWSYRTTTRSGTGETPFSMVYGTEAVLPAEIGQESVRIMAYG, encoded by the exons ATGGCAGCCCGGAACTTGGGTATTTCCCGAGCTACTATATACTCCGATTCCCAATTATCCATCCAGCAGAGCAATGGAAAGTTTGAGATCAAAGATGAGAAGATGATGAAATATGTTAAGGCATTAGACAAAGTCAAAGAAGGATTCACCGAGCTGAACTTGGAGCTCATCCCCCGAGCTGAAAATATCAAGGCCGATCATTTGGCTCGCCTGGCCAGTGCCTTGAGCGACCGGTCTGACCCCATTGTTTTAGGTCGGGAGCTCGTATCTCAGCTGGAAACTTTGGATGACATTATAGATCAAGTACCAGAAGTGTATTGGAGATATGATGTACACAAATATCTGACCACGAAAGAATTGCCGAGTTATAATAAGAAAGCTAAGGATATAAAACGAAGGGCACTTCGTTTCGTCATGATCGACCAAATTCTGTTCAAAAGATCTTTCTCTCAACCTTTGTTAAAATGTTTGGGTCCAGACGAGGGGAATTATGTATTACGGGAAATTCATGAAG TGTGCCGTTTTGGGATCCCGCCCAATTTGGTGTCAGACAATGGGAGACAGTTCTGTGGATCTAAAGTCCGAGCATGGTGTCAAGAAACGAAGATCGAGCAAGTTTTCACATCTGTAGCATACTCGCAAGGGAATGGACAGGTGGAAGTTATCAACCGGACAATAGTTCAAGCTCTTAAAACACGACTGGACACAGCCATAGGTAAGTGGGTTGAAGAACTCTCAACAGTACTATGGTCATACAGAACTACAACCCGATCTGGGACGGGCGAAACACCGTTCAGCATGGTATACGGCACTGAGGCTGTCCTTCCCGCAGAGATAGGGCAGGAAAGCGTGCGGATAATGGCATATGGATAA